The genome window GATGGGGACCGTTCTCCGGACCCTGCTGAACGTAGGCGGCATGTATCCCTTTACCCAGATGCCGGGTAAGGATGAGGATGTCCCCGTCTACGCCCGAAGCTCTGTAATCGAACGCATGCGTCTTCCAGCCAAGCTGGAGCTTTACCTCACTCCAGAACGGGGTCTGGAAGAGAATATCAGTCGGGTAGAGTGACCATGCGTCCTTTGGTTCGACATTTGTTCGATTTGTTTCCATTGCACTGACACAACCTCCTGCTGGCGACATAGGTCCGGGAAGGAAGATGGACTTCCTTCCCGGGAGGCGGGCCGCTCTGCTGTCTTTCCGAACGGATAAAACGACCGCGACCCGCCTTGCCATATGCAAACCCGGGGCCAGTCAAGAGTGGCATCGTTCTTGCCTGTCAGGAACGGCGGGCACCTATCTATGTTATAATGGAACGGATCATTACTCGAGGTCATATCATGGGTTCAAACGGGGTCAAGTCAAAGGTCGTTTTGATGGTGCTGATAGCGGGCACGGTGCCGGTCGTTCTGTTCTCGCTCGCGGTGTTTGCGATTGATTCAGGTCCCGGGCGCCTGGCGGTCACGGTGGCCTTCGTGCTTCTGATGGCCGCGGGCAGCTATATCACGGCGCGCAGGGTGATCGAGCTCCTCCACAGTTCCTATGAGCGGGAAAAGGAACTCGAGATGCAGATCATTAAGAAGGATAAGCTGGCGGCCATCGGGCTCCTGACGGCAGGCATCGCGCACGAACTCAACACGCCACTCGCGAGCGCTCTTCTCAATACCCAGATGCTGAAGGAAGACGCCAAAAAGGAATGGCCGGATCGAACACCGGTCCTCGATTCCATCGAGGAAGAGATAAAAAGGGCGGGATCGGTCGTCAGAAACATCCTCGATTTCTCTCGCCAGACACAGGTGCAGTCCGCTGTAACCGACGTCAATTCCGTGTTGACCAAGCTCCTGGACATATCCTCCAAGCTTTGTTCGGAGAAAGGCATCCTGATCCGCCGCGATCTTCATCCCGGCATTCCGCTTGCAAGGGGAAATGGAAGCATACTGCACCAGGTATTTATGAATATTGTCTCAAATGCGATCGAAGCAATGGATAACGGCGGTACCCTGAGCGTATTCTCCAGGTTCCTGCCGGGGCAGCATAAGGTCGTGGTCGACATAGAGGATACAGGCCCGGGCATATCGCGGGAGCACATAGACGGTGTTTTCGACCCATTCTTTACGACAAAGGCGTCGGAAGACGGTACCGGGCTGGGACTCGCCATAAGCTACTCAATGGTAAGGAAGATGGGCGGCGATATAAGAGTGGTAAGCTCCAGTGATGAAAGGGAGAACTTCCCCAGCACAAAGGGCACAATCTTCAGCATTGAGCTTCCGGCGCTCGGGGAAGACGGCCCAGACAGTCAAAAGGCAGGTGATCAGGATTGAACCCGGCAAGCGTTCTTATTGTTGAAGACGACACGAAGCTCAGACATGCCTTGAAGGAGATTATGACCCGCGAAGGATACGCGGTCGATGCAACCGAATCGGGCGATACGGCCGTGTCGATGATAAAGGACACGGT of Syntrophorhabdus sp. contains these proteins:
- a CDS encoding HAMP domain-containing histidine kinase produces the protein MGSNGVKSKVVLMVLIAGTVPVVLFSLAVFAIDSGPGRLAVTVAFVLLMAAGSYITARRVIELLHSSYEREKELEMQIIKKDKLAAIGLLTAGIAHELNTPLASALLNTQMLKEDAKKEWPDRTPVLDSIEEEIKRAGSVVRNILDFSRQTQVQSAVTDVNSVLTKLLDISSKLCSEKGILIRRDLHPGIPLARGNGSILHQVFMNIVSNAIEAMDNGGTLSVFSRFLPGQHKVVVDIEDTGPGISREHIDGVFDPFFTTKASEDGTGLGLAISYSMVRKMGGDIRVVSSSDERENFPSTKGTIFSIELPALGEDGPDSQKAGDQD